CTTCGTCTTCTTTGCTGGGGACATTTGGCTGATGTTCAACTGCAGGATGAGGGAAGAACTCAATGGCCATAGTCAGTGATCTGACATGGCGCACCCCGAGGTCAGGCCTGGTCAGAGGCCCAGGCTCAGGTCCAGATTGGAACGGGTTGCCGGACTCGAGTTTGTGTTGTTTGCGCGTTGCACGATGCAGTGCTCTTCTCTTGTTCTGTTAATCAAATCACCCGTGCTATTTGCGTATGTCCAAGGAGCATCAATGGAACGAGGATGTTGATCTGATTTCGATCGGGTAATGAGGCAATCACGAGTCGCGACTTGAAAGGGCAGACGCAAGCACCGGGATGCCTGGCGTGGCTACGTGTGACGGAAGGAAACGTAGACAGCTTCTCGGGTGATGAAAGCGCCCATGAGGCGCTTGACTATATGCATGTGCCCTGTCTGCATACTGCGACTCTTGGTGACCGCCAAACCTGAGGCCGGGACAAAGAACCAGACGGACAAGCCTCAACAGGTGGTTTGCACGCGACACTGCAGACGGGTTTCGCTTAGCGCGCTCAATAAGCGCTGCAGCCAATGGCGGGGCCCGCGCCAAAGGTGAAGAGCGGGGCTGTGCTGTGCACCTGCAGCAAtgggggcttgggggggaaGGAGCGCAGCGCCTTAAaggccagcaccagcgccagcgccagtgGAAGTGGAGGCTGACTAGCCTAGCCCAGCCCAGGTTCCCTCAGCCCAGGTCCATCCCACTTCGTGCTGGTTTTGGTCCAGCTGCCTTCACCCTTCCATTCGATCGCGACCACCTCAACTCCCAACCTCGCAGCCCTCCGACCatcctgcccgccgcccccgactgcctcgcgcctcgcgcccctcctcttccccgTTGTCGACCGTGCTGCGTCCCGTGCGACGCGCACCGCTTCGTGCCAGCCCAGCATGGCGCGCGTCTACGCAGACGTGAACCAGAACATGCCCCGCAGCTACTGGGACTACGACTCTGTCAACATCAGTccgtcgacctcgctgccccctcctctccccgcACTCGCTGACTTGTCCACCCAGGCTGGGGCGTCCTGGAGAACTATGAGGTAGTCAGGAAGATTGGTATGCCGCCTCCCGATGCCGTGTGCGCATTTTGCGCTGCGTCATTAACCACGAGACTATGCAGGCCGAGGGAAGTACTCGGAAGTTTTCGAGGGTATCAACGTCGTCAACTATCAGAAATGCGTCGTCAAGGTCCTCAAGCCggtcaagaagaagaagatcAAGCGCGAGATCAAGATCCTTCAGaacctggccggcggccccaACGTTGTggccctgctcgacgtcgtTAGAGACTCTCAGGTTGGTTGCGCCTTGAATCATTATTGCCCTTTCCGGATTTTGCTAACTGTGGCACACCGTAGAGCAAGACGCCGTCGCTCATTTTCGAATATGTCAACAACACCGATTTCCGCAGCTTGTATCCCAAGTTCAATGACCTCGACGTGCGGTTCTACATCCACGAGCTCCTGAAGGCCCTCGACTTCTGTCATAGCAAGGGCATCATGCACCGCGACGTCAAGCCTCACAACGTTATGATCGACCATGAGAATAGAAAGGTACTGCGCCATGTCCTCCCATCAACCAAACGCGTTGAGCATGAGTTGCGCGGGACTGACATGTGTGTGCAACAGTTGCGGCTCATTGATTGGGGTCTGGCCGAATTTTACCACCCTCAGACCGAGTATAATGTCCGCGTTGCCTCTAGATATTTTAAAGGACCCGAGTTGCTGGTCGATTTTCAAGAGTACGACTACAGCCTCGACATGTGGAGTTTGGGCGCCATGTTTGCCTCCATGATCTTCCGCAAGGAGCCTTTTTTCCATGGCAACAGCAACTCGGACCAGCTCGTCAAGATTGCCAAGGTACTCGGCACGGATGAGTTGTTCGACTATCTGGACAAGTACGAGATTGAGCTCGATGCTCAGTATGATGACATTCTTGGTCGGTTCCAGAAGAAGCCGTGGCACAGCTTCGTTACATCGGAGAACCAGCGTTTTGTCTCTAATGAAGCCATCGActtcctcgacaagctgttGCGATACGACCACCAGGTATGTCAACTTGCGCCGCCAATACTCCGCCAACTGCTAATACGGGTTGACAGGAACGACTTACGGCAAAGGAGGCTCAAGCCCACCCATACTTTGACCCTGTCCGTGATCCGGAGGTCTTCAAGCAGAACCTTGCGAACCCCAACGGATCTGCCTACAAGTCTTCATGAATTGCCTCGATGCAAGTTACAGCAACCATCTAGGCTTCGATTCCCCTTTGCCCCCCCGACGATACCCTCGGTCATAAGCATCTGCCACTAGTGtgcgcccatcgccgcccgcattCGCTCGATACCCTATCAGTAATGTCTTGCCGGCGGGCTGAAAGTCTCTAGCCGCACGTTCTCCGTCAGCGAATGAGTGATCGACTCAGGAAACGTCGGATGGGGATCGTCCGACTACATGTGCAACTGGGTTTTAAATCTGATGCCGGCCCCTGCATGGGCGACGGCTGAAGGATTGCGGTATTGTGGGAAACTGAGACGGGAGACTACTAGCGGCCTACGGCGTTCACGGACGAGGGAATGGTTTTCGAGCGGAAGTGGAGTGATGCTGCCCATGACATTCCCCTTATGCCTCTACTTGAGTCCGTTCTGCCTTTTTTTGCTGTTTTGTTTTTCCGAGTTCTCCCATCGGGTTTTTCTGGGAGGGCCAGACCGGTGGGTAGGCTTTTTCTTGGGCGACAGCGCTGTTGATACACCACATACTAGTTACGTAGTAGGACAAGAACGAGACATTATATGCGTtgtggcagcggcaagacaGAACAAGACAGAACTCGTcacgttttttttttccaaTCCTGAAAAGCTAGTTGTACATGGGTCGCTTTGTCAAAGGCACGTGAAGCAAAAGTCTCGTCCGCAGCGGTACCCATCCAGCCcgcacgtcctcgtcgtcccgccGGGGGTCCTGGTGATGCTGCTTGGGCTCACCACGTCGGTGGGGCGCCTCTTGATGGGCGTGTGATACACCTCTGTAGTGCGGGCGCTCGACTTCCAGATCTTGCGGCTAGACGGCGCGCCGGAGCTGAGGAACGGCACGGGGAGGCCCGCGCCACTGCCGCCTATGGCccggccgagctcgtcgagctccctctcatcatcgtcgtccgcATCCCCCTCGGAGGATAGAAGAGAAAGGATGGAGCGGCGGGATGACGGGGCCCTTGTCGTGAGGATGGATGTGTGCCGTGGGGTGTgcggcttcgagggcgtggcgggaGCTTTGCTTGGGGTTGCCTTGGCTAGCGCGGGtttcgtcggcgacgacttgGGAGTATCTCTGTGGTTGGGCtctggcggccggctggcggccgtgggcttCTCTGATATGGCGTACGGCTCCTCAGCGACGGGTAAGGCCGGAGACACGCTGTTCTGGTCTTCTGATGCATCGATGCCAGTCTCCTGGTCCGTGGTGCCTGCCTGATCAGGCTTTTCGGTTTGGTCGTGAGCGACGGTGGCGTTTGCGCGCCTTGACTTCGATCGAGGTTTCGTTGAAGGAGAATCTGGCGCAGCGGCGCAGGTATCGCGTCTGCTCGTCTTCCGGTGTTCTTGCCGTTCTCGCCTTTCTCGCGGCAGGGTCTGAGACGTCTTACTGTCATCCGAAAAACCAACACCTGGCTCAGCGTCGTTAGAGCATCGGGTGCATGCCGTCGGGACTTTCGTGTCGTCGAGCACAACCGCCTTTGAAGCTATGCGTCTGCTGGACTTGttgtcgtccgccgccgttgaTGTAGAGGCTATGGTTGCGTAGTCTTGCTCGTCCTGTTCTGTTGAGCTCAAGTTTGTTGCGGAGTCTCCTATGCCAGAGTCGTGCAGCTCTGGCGAGGAGGCTCGGGTAGTCGTTCTCTTAGATCCACGCGACGTTGAGCGTGGCTTCGTTCCGGGGAATAGTGGCAACTCGTCGTCAGACAGCGCGAAAAGTGATGAGTTTGTTTCCCGGTGAAGTTCCCTCTTTCGACTTTTCTGGCCTCGACTTGAAcgtgcttgcttgcgtgATGCGTTGCTGCCTTGTGGAGTTGGGATATTCGCGATCGCGAGCACGACTGGTTGAGCAGTGGtcgcgctggcggtgccgtTCGCGACATCCTGGTCTGACGATGGCGGAATCTCATCCTGCGAGTCGGCCACTTCTTCCACTTCTTCAGCCACGTCGTTGAACTCCTCGTACTCGTTGCGCTTCGGCCAGGGTACAGATGGTATCTGGACCATTATACTTCCCTGAGGCGGTCGCTTCTTTGTGATTTCGCTCTCGGATAGAGCTCCCCTGGAATTGACATGGCTCGGTATGCGACCCGACTGTATCCGCGAACATTGCTCTTGATCTTTAATTGCATCATTAAGCAGATGTGTTGCCTCCGAGACAACTCCAGGTTGTGGCTTTGGAACGGCAGCATCTGAAACTGCCGGCGCAGGCCGCTCACCAGCCGTCTCAGGCTCTTTCCCCTTGGAAGATGCTTTGGTCTTGCTTTGCTCGGGACCCTCTGCGCATATGACTGGTGTTGTGGTTGCCTTCATCTTGCACTTTTTACTAGACTTCTTGACCCTTCTTTCGGTTTTGCTGGGGCCCTTGGCGTGGTTCAGGGGATCTTCCTCGAGACCTCGGGCCGCCCCTGCCGGCCTTTTCGCTCTATTAGGCTGTGCAGATTTCCCGGAGAGAATAGCGTCTTCATCGAtgtcctcctcatcgtcgtcctctgtACGCGTGGCAGTTGGCGGTAAGAGATACTTCattggccttgtccttgtccttgctgGTGGTCGCGACGGCCCAAGCTGTCTAGAGCCAGTAGCAGAATCAGGCTCATCTTCTTTGAAGCGGTAGTTTGGAGCCCATATAGAGCTGCCTCCGTCTTGAGCTGGGAAGCTATATCGGTCTCCAGCCGAGGGCAAGAGCTTTGGTTGCTTCGGAAACAAGTCCGGCGGCTCCCATGGAGGGCAGGAGAAGAGGCTGGGGAGCCCCCAGGGGTCCATGGCAAATGGTGACGCGCCAAAGGCCAAGGGGGAGCCGCCGAAGGCTGCCGTAGAATCGAAGCCGCCGGGTGCGCCAGCGAATGTGCCTGATAGTAGAGATGGATATCCTGTATAAGGTGCCGTCGCGCGGGCGTGCGATGCGGGCACCAATGCTGTTGAGTGATGGCTGGGCTCTTGACCCTGTATGATTCGGTCTTCTTCATCTGCGTCTTCGCCTCCTGCATCTTCCTCGTAGTGCCGCGTATCCTTGCCGATTACATCCTCGTCCAGGAGGTCCTCGAGCAGTAttccctcatcgtcgtcatcgacgtcgTGTTCTGGACCTTCAAGTCCAACATCAACCTCGTTACGCATGTTCTGAAGGTGGCCGTTGTTGATGACAATCTCGCCCGTGACCATGTCGATCTCGTCGCCAATGCCCTCGAAGTTACGGCTGTATTTTTCGAAAATGTGCGCCATGGTGGCCTGAAAGCGATTGTCGGCATAGGCGCGCTCGAGGGACAGCTTGTAGCCGGGGTCTCGCTTGGCGCGGATTTCGTGAGGTTCGAAGAagagctcgtcatcgtcctcgccgcccgagggGTCGAACGGCGACTGGCCTTGCCGGCGTTTCTTTGCCGGCGGCTCCATTGCGAgtggcgaaggcgacggcgcccgggCATGCGATCTATCAATTACACATTTGTGGAAGGAGCCGTGCCGGCGCAATCGCGGACGCGGGCAGAGGTGGTttgaggtggtggttggtgcgGGATTCCTTGGGCGGGAGCGAAGCGTTGGAGGAGCAACGTCAACCGTCTCCCGCACTGCCCGAGTGGACGGCGGGGGAGGTGACCTCACCTAGTACAGTACCATGCTGGGGTTCAGTGGAGGGAGTTGGAGCTCCACAGggatgctgcagctgcagcgcctccctAGAACCTAGGCAGTCTTTGCCCGCTATaaaccgcccgcccaccggGATGCAGTGGACGGGATGCAGCCGGAGGCGCGTCATGGCGTGCTCGACCTCAGAGCGCCACCGCGTAAATTGCCTTCGGCCCCGCGCTCAATCCACCAGCGGCTGGAAGCGCTGCCTCAGCGCCATCCCAACCTACTCGGTAGGTTATCAGTGCCGCAGCCCGTGCAGTCCCTGAGTGCCCTGGCCAGCCCTGCTGCAGTGAATGGGGGCACTGCGCCGGGACTCGACGTCACCTCCACTGCTTCGCGCAACGCACCTTCATTCTAAGCTCCCCTccagcatccatccacctctTTTGACCACGCTCGTCCCGATTCTCCTGCCCAGGCAAGACACGACTGTCTGCATCGACAGCCCCTTGCGATGGGCGGCGACCAGTAGTGCACAGTTCAATAACATCGCTGCTCCTGTGTCTGGCCTGCCGACCGCCATGTACTGTCAAAAGTGCCGCCAGCCCTTGAGGCTGGATGGGTCTTTGGAGGATCTGAACCCAGCTGCATACGACCTCATTGTTTGTAAGTGCCCTCGCTGGCCCCCTACCGCGCTCGATCATAGCTGAACTCTTTTGCAGCGTCATCAAGTCCTCAGACGTCGAAAAAGTCGCACCAAAATCGGTCGTCAGCCCTGCAAGCACCCGAGCAAGCGAGGAAAGCCTTCTATGACAGCGTATCACAGAaggccggcccgccgacCTTCAAACGACACCATGGACACCATCCGCGCGACTCCGCAATGTCGTTCATCTATTTGACCGAGTCTCAGGTGGGCGGCCATCCCCAGCCGCAGGCGCATGCACCCGAGCGACCAGATCCTGTaccgacgcggcgcgcgagctcgagcaaGGAACCTCGCCCAGAGCCGCCTAAAAGTGACGAGATGGACCGGATAAACAGACTGTTCGAGATCCTCTCCGCAAGATCCGACATCGACCATCCCGTCTGTGTGGACTGCACCGAGCTGCTCGTGGACGGATACCAGAGGAAACTCGATGTTGCTTCCAAGGAAAGGGACGCCTACGTGAGATACTTGAGCCAAGTGCAGTCGGAGCAGCCAAGCTCAGAAGACATCAAATCGCGACAAGAAGCGCTCAAAAAGGCAGAAAAGGATAGGGCGGTGGCTTTGGAGGAACTCaagaagctggagaaggagaaagaagctctcgacgaggagcttgtGGCTCTCGAAGAAGAATCCCGGCAGTTGGACAAGGACGAAGAGGCTTtctggagagagagaaacgCCTTCGCGACTACCATGGCAGACTTTCAAGCGGAGAGAGACAGCGTCAACGCCAAGTACAGCAACGACTCCCAGCTTCTCGACAAATTGCAGAGGTCCAATGTGTATAACGACACATTCTGCATCAGTCACGACGGCAGCTTCGCGACCGTCAACGGGTTGCGGCTCGGGAGGCTGTCCAACAAGCCCGTGGACTGGCCCGAGATCAACGCGGCTTGGGGCCacgccttgctgctgctcgtcaccgtcgccgacaagctcgagTACAAGTTTCAGGGTTACGACCCCCAGCCGATGGGGAGCACCTCCAAGATCGTGCGGTACGATGCGTCGAGTccatcgtcgagcaggctCGGCTCTCGAGCaatgcagccgccgccgaagaagcACGTCTTGGAGCTTTACAGCTCAGGGGACATGCCGCTGGGTTTGACGTTTATGCACCGCAAATTCGACAACGCCATGGTTGCGTTTCTGGAGCTCGTGCGGCAACTGGGCGTGCTCGTCCAAAGGAAGACGGAGCCGACGGGAAACATGTTGACGCTGCCGTACAGGATCGAGGGCGACAAGATCGGGGATGTGAGCATCAAGCTGGGCATTGCACAGGACGATGGCTGGACGAAGGCGTGTAAGCTCACGCTCACGTGCTGCAAGTTTCTCTTGGCCCACGCAAGCAATGTAGGCGCAAGCGCCAGGAATGCAGAGTAACGCGCGGTTTGCACTGCCTTTTGTGTCGAACTACCTAGTTAGCGTTAACCGGGGTTCTAACTAGTATAAGCGTGCGTGGCAGGCAGCGACGAGATTGAGGGCGATGTCTTTGGCGCTTATTTATTTTTGGACTCATGGCGGTTACGTCTGGCGCACAGGCGGACATGGGCTCGATCGAGTATTGATTGCAATTTGGGATACCACGAAAGCACAGCAACTTTGTTTTGTTCTTTGATAGATGTAATAGCTAGATGGTAGTAGTAGGCTGGAGACTTTGATACAGTCAAATGCTGATTTACAGAGCCCAGTTATTGCGCGAAGGCAGTGTGAGGCCGGGACAAGAGAGTATTTGggggcggctgcggcggtgacgatCCCGGTCGCAGCTCATTATTCGTTGACGGTCCAATGTGCAATGCAAGGCATCCTCCTGACGTTGCATGACATGGGTGATGTTATATAGACTACAAGAGACGGCTGAGCCTCGcagcaaccaccaccaccaccttcctTCTTGTCCCTCaaggtcggtcggtcgcaTCTCTTTGCGCAACCCTCCCCAACCGGGGCGAGATGCCACCGTGATGATCTCCTTCTCTCCCAACTGCACGCTCCCGTCGAGCGGGCCGGGGTTCGTCTCCGCGCCCAACGTCCGTTCGACCCTCGACATCGTCTGGAGCTGCGTCTCCATCCTGCTGCTCTCGAGCTGGTCCATCCAGCACCTCAACGTGCCGCCGCAGTTCGAGCCCAAGAGCAAGAGGCAGGTGTTCCGGCGGAGAATGTTCTTTTTGTTCCGCAAGCTCAAGTGGATGCTGGCCACGCTGGTCGCGCCCGAGACGCTcttcgccttcgccctcaCGGATTACGTCTCGGCGCACGAGTATACCAGGGCCCTGcgggaggccgccgacgcggacggcGTGCCTTGGAGCAAGACGCATACGTACTTTGCCGACATGGGGGGGTTCGCGCTCCGCTTCCCGCCTGTCGActctactactgctactactattactgctgctactactgctgctactagtacaacgacgagggcgcgcgaATACGAATGCGCAGCAACAAGTGATGTTGCGatggggcggcagcgccagcgtATAGGGAGTTTGCGACCCAACAGTCCGTCTGGGGGTTCAGACAATACTACTACCGCTGAGAGccttgttgatgatgcggGCAGCGTCAtctcgcggccgcggtcTACGGGATCCTTGCATCCGGGACTAGAGTCGGAGCCTCAACTGCCCTTGTTGGAGGCCAACGCCCAATTGCCTTTGGGGGTCGACACTCGTCATGAAGATGTCGAGACCCAACGACCTTTGGAAGTCAACGTGCAACTGCCTTTGCAGGTCCAGACCCAACTGCCTTTGGAGGTCAACACGCAAGTGCCAGTGGAAGTCAACACCCAATTGCCTTTGGAGAGCAACACCCAATGGCCCTCGGAGGCCAACAGCACTCACCTTGAAGATGTCGAGAGCCAGGCAGCACCAGACAGCATCAACACATCAAGTCCAGAGCCAGGCCAGGACCCGAAGAATCCTGAGCCCAAGGATCAGCTCGCAGATTCCACAGACTCTACACGGGCAGCGGCACTGTCTCTGTGGAgggggctgcggcgccatCTCAGGGTCGAGGTGGAATCCGCGTCTTGGTCGTATGGGCGGCTTGCATGGCGGCCCAGCGCAGCCCACACGGCGCTCGGGGAGGAAGTCTTGGCCCGCCTCGCGACACGCTTCGCGGATGACAGGCTGGGCACCACGCACCTGGCGCGGGCCGTCCTCCGCATGGAAGGAGACGTT
This region of Purpureocillium takamizusanense chromosome 9, complete sequence genomic DNA includes:
- the CKA2 gene encoding Non-specific serine/threonine protein kinase (EggNog:ENOG503NWKT~COG:D~COG:K~COG:T), with protein sequence MARVYADVNQNMPRSYWDYDSVNISWGVLENYEVVRKIGRGKYSEVFEGINVVNYQKCVVKVLKPVKKKKIKREIKILQNLAGGPNVVALLDVVRDSQSKTPSLIFEYVNNTDFRSLYPKFNDLDVRFYIHELLKALDFCHSKGIMHRDVKPHNVMIDHENRKLRLIDWGLAEFYHPQTEYNVRVASRYFKGPELLVDFQEYDYSLDMWSLGAMFASMIFRKEPFFHGNSNSDQLVKIAKVLGTDELFDYLDKYEIELDAQYDDILGRFQKKPWHSFVTSENQRFVSNEAIDFLDKLLRYDHQERLTAKEAQAHPYFDPVRDPEVFKQNLANPNGSAYKSS
- a CDS encoding uncharacterized protein (EggNog:ENOG503P3TP~TransMembrane:7 (o29-49i73-92o369-387i399-417o482-503i515-534o554-576i)), which codes for MISFSPNCTLPSSGPGFVSAPNVRSTLDIVWSCVSILLLSSWSIQHLNVPPQFEPKSKRQVFRRRMFFLFRKLKWMLATLVAPETLFAFALTDYVSAHEYTRALREAADADGVPWSKTHTYFADMGGVISRPRSTGSLHPGLESEPQLPLLEANAQLPLGVDTRHEDVETQRPLEVNVQLPLQVQTQLPLEVNTQVPVEVNTQLPLESNTQWPSEANSTHLEDVESQAAPDSINTSSPEPGQDPKNPEPKDQLADSTDSTRAAALSLWRGLRRHLRVEVESASWSYGRLAWRPSAAHTALGEEVLARLATRFADDRLGTTHLARAVLRMEGDVWVLSASQLYEAWKSGLVGKLPHITEDDISDKSKGDALGKVVALIQVSWLVLQLVARAITGKSSTPLEVMTLSFAVCTFIIYILLLDHPQDVMSPVYIRPNRSCRAEDMETLARVSQDRFWGGRFRNNAIANNTIPTIHLPSQYRGARTAVHFVAGAGIAGVIFGSVHLVAWNMQFPTKTEEILWKVSALFTALAPVVATVVQGSTNFVFRRINGRPVRVGQDIGCTALLGLQILAFVLARAFLVVEAFRSLYFLPPDAFRATWAANIPHVG
- the atg6 gene encoding Vacuolar protein sorting-associated protein atg6 (EggNog:ENOG503NUUK~BUSCO:EOG09262FJB~COG:T) is translated as MYCQKCRQPLRLDGSLEDLNPAAYDLIVSSSSPQTSKKSHQNRSSALQAPEQARKAFYDSVSQKAGPPTFKRHHGHHPRDSAMSFIYLTESQVGGHPQPQAHAPERPDPVPTRRASSSKEPRPEPPKSDEMDRINRLFEILSARSDIDHPVCVDCTELLVDGYQRKLDVASKERDAYVRYLSQVQSEQPSSEDIKSRQEALKKAEKDRAVALEELKKLEKEKEALDEELVALEEESRQLDKDEEAFWRERNAFATTMADFQAERDSVNAKYSNDSQLLDKLQRSNVYNDTFCISHDGSFATVNGLRLGRLSNKPVDWPEINAAWGHALLLLVTVADKLEYKFQGYDPQPMGSTSKIVRYDASSPSSSRLGSRAMQPPPKKHVLELYSSGDMPLGLTFMHRKFDNAMVAFLELVRQLGVLVQRKTEPTGNMLTLPYRIEGDKIGDVSIKLGIAQDDGWTKACKLTLTCCKFLLAHASNVGASARNAE
- a CDS encoding uncharacterized protein (COG:S~EggNog:ENOG503P712) — encoded protein: MEPPAKKRRQGQSPFDPSGGEDDDELFFEPHEIRAKRDPGYKLSLERAYADNRFQATMAHIFEKYSRNFEGIGDEIDMVTGEIVINNGHLQNMRNEVDVGLEGPEHDVDDDDEGILLEDLLDEDVIGKDTRHYEEDAGGEDADEEDRIIQGQEPSHHSTALVPASHARATAPYTGYPSLLSGTFAGAPGGFDSTAAFGGSPLAFGASPFAMDPWGLPSLFSCPPWEPPDLFPKQPKLLPSAGDRYSFPAQDGGSSIWAPNYRFKEDEPDSATGSRQLGPSRPPARTRTRPMKYLLPPTATRTEDDDEEDIDEDAILSGKSAQPNRAKRPAGAARGLEEDPLNHAKGPSKTERRVKKSSKKCKMKATTTPVICAEGPEQSKTKASSKGKEPETAGERPAPAVSDAAVPKPQPGVVSEATHLLNDAIKDQEQCSRIQSGRIPSHVNSRGALSESEITKKRPPQGSIMVQIPSVPWPKRNEYEEFNDVAEEVEEVADSQDEIPPSSDQDVANGTASATTAQPVVLAIANIPTPQGSNASRKQARSSRGQKSRKRELHRETNSSLFALSDDELPLFPGTKPRSTSRGSKRTTTRASSPELHDSGIGDSATNLSSTEQDEQDYATIASTSTAADDNKSSRRIASKAVVLDDTKVPTACTRCSNDAEPGVGFSDDSKTSQTLPRERRERQEHRKTSRRDTCAAAPDSPSTKPRSKSRRANATVAHDQTEKPDQAGTTDQETGIDASEDQNSVSPALPVAEEPYAISEKPTAASRPPEPNHRDTPKSSPTKPALAKATPSKAPATPSKPHTPRHTSILTTRAPSSRRSILSLLSSEGDADDDDERELDELGRAIGGSGAGLPVPFLSSGAPSSRKIWKSSARTTEVYHTPIKRRPTDVVSPSSITRTPGGTTRTCGLDGYRCGRDFCFTCL